From bacterium, one genomic window encodes:
- the rplL gene encoding 50S ribosomal protein L7/L12 encodes MEKFKDIIEKIEKLTVVELAELVKTLEEKFGVSASMPASAAVAGSEDGSAAAVEKTAFNVILKVSGDQKINVIKVIKEATGLGLKESKDIADGAPKTIKEGMKKEDAEDLKSKLEAVGATVEIQ; translated from the coding sequence ATGGAAAAATTTAAAGATATAATTGAAAAAATAGAAAAATTAACCGTGGTGGAACTCGCCGAATTGGTGAAAACTTTGGAAGAAAAATTCGGTGTTTCAGCGTCTATGCCGGCTTCGGCCGCCGTAGCCGGTAGTGAAGATGGTTCGGCTGCTGCTGTTGAAAAAACTGCTTTCAATGTTATCTTGAAAGTTAGCGGTGACCAGAAAATTAATGTTATCAAGGTCATCAAAGAAGCTACCGGCCTTGGTTTGAAAGAATCAAAAGATATCGCCGATGGAGCGCCGAAAACTATTAAGGAAGGAATGAAGAAAGAAGACGCCGAAGATTTGAAGAGCAAATTAGAAGCGGTTGGCGCGACAGTTGAAATTCAATAG
- the rplJ gene encoding 50S ribosomal protein L10, producing the protein MKSKEQKIEELKSGEELFKKSQSLIFVDFGKVSTEKMWLLKAKLKKIDAQFKVVKKRLLRIILKENKIDFDPHLIFKGQMGTIFSGSDISSAAGPVYKSFAGIQVLGAYDLKDKQFLAADAFKKIALLPSREILLSQLVGMLAAPIKMFMFVLSEKSKMVEK; encoded by the coding sequence ATGAAATCAAAGGAACAAAAAATTGAAGAATTAAAATCAGGCGAAGAGCTTTTCAAAAAAAGCCAGAGTTTGATTTTTGTTGATTTCGGAAAGGTTTCAACCGAGAAGATGTGGTTGCTGAAAGCGAAACTCAAAAAAATTGACGCTCAATTTAAAGTTGTCAAAAAACGTTTGTTAAGAATCATTCTGAAGGAAAACAAAATTGATTTTGACCCGCATTTAATTTTTAAAGGGCAGATGGGAACGATTTTTTCCGGCAGTGATATTTCCTCGGCCGCCGGTCCCGTGTATAAATCTTTCGCGGGAATTCAGGTATTGGGCGCTTATGATTTAAAAGACAAACAATTTTTAGCGGCTGACGCGTTTAAGAAGATTGCTCTTCTGCCGTCGCGGGAAATATTGCTGTCGCAATTGGTTGGAATGTTGGCGGCGCCGATAAAAATGTTTATGTTCGTATTAAGCGAAAAATCAAAAATGGTCGAAAAATAA
- a CDS encoding GIY-YIG nuclease family protein, translating to MCLHFKKFKERKKLYWYIERRLKEHNFGESKYTKLTKPFVLIYKEEYQTRKEAVQRELFFKSGKGREWIKNNLG from the coding sequence TTGTGTTTACATTTTAAGAAGTTTAAAGAACGGAAGAAATTATACTGGTATATTGAAAGACGTCTCAAAGAACATAATTTTGGGGAAAGTAAATATACTAAATTAACTAAACCTTTTGTTCTAATTTACAAAGAGGAATATCAAACTAGAAAAGAAGCGGTTCAGCGAGAACTATTTTTTAAAAGTGGAAAGGGTAGGGAATGGATAAAAAATAATCTTGGTTAG